In Quercus robur chromosome 11, dhQueRobu3.1, whole genome shotgun sequence, the sequence AGAACAAATTTGCAgtggtaattatttcatttttttttctaccaaaatcccaattctttgctttgaatttcaagcttgattttctttttctctaagaaatttttggtttgatggaTTTCAAGCAGAAGTTACTTTTTTTTCgtacataaagtgcaaaaaaattaaaaattaaaaagaaaaaaagaaaaagaagaaagaatgaatgaagtaaaagatgaaaattttaaacatagtaccTATATTACTCTAAATTTCTTTTACATGGGACAATCTTTACTGTagactaataatattgttatataatggcttttctctctccctcgtaggagcacctctctctctcactctgtaAGAGCCTTTCACTCCTCTCCCGTTTGGAAGAGATCTCAGCTCCCCTTGGTGGGGTTTTCCGCCCCATAAACACACTTCTTTCCCAATGGAGCAAGCAGTGATTGAAGAACTACAAAACCTCTACCTCAccaaagaggaagaagaggaaataCAAATAACAGTACAAAGCCGGGATGATCTTTTAGAAGAGTGCTCATTAAGTTTGTTTGGTAGGCTTCTTTCAGAGAGGCAGCAAAATGTAAGAGCTCTGAAAAGCACTCTAAGAGCTGCATGGAAAATGGGGTCAGAGCTGAGAATAGTTGAGGTAGGAAGCAACATTTTACAATTCAAATTTAGCTACAGTTATCAAAGAGATTGGGTAGAAAATAGTGGGCCATGGAACTTTGAGAATAATCTGCTTCTCTTGTGTAGATGGAGAAAAGGCCTCACTGTAAAAAATATAGTCTTCACTCACTCCCCTTTTTGGGTCCAGCTGTGGGGATTGCCTTTTGAGCTTATGTCAGAGGAGGTTGGGCAAGATATTGGAAGAAGTTTGGGACGCCTTATTGAAGTAGATAAACGGGCATGCCAACTGGACCAGGCAAAGTTCATGCGCATCAGAGTAGATGTTCCAATAGATAAGCCTCTCCGTAGAGGCGGAAATGTTGTAAGCAAAGATGGTGAGAAGTTCTGGATTCATTTCAAGTACGAAAGACTTCCAACATTTTGCTTCCTTTGTGGAATGCTCGGTCATGACGATAAGCATTGCCAGACTTCTACAAACCAGCAGGGCACTCCAAAGCAATATGGAGAATGGTTAAGAGCAAATGGAAACTTCAAAGGAGGAAATCCAAGTTTCAAGGGAGGGAATGCAAGGCAAAGAACTTTCTCAAGTAACAATCAAAATGCTGAGACTGAAAACAGAGCAAATGAAGATGGTACCGCTGCTATGGGCCGATCCTCTGTCTCTCCGGCGTGTCACATGGAAGAAAACAGGGAAAGTgaaagttttcaaaattcaaaattacacGGCAAGTCCACTCAGAGGCAGGGCAGTGGCGTGCTAGACACTCACATAAGTCAGGTGGCTGATGTTAGACTTGGATGGGACATAAAGGCAACTGGAGACATGATTTTGGGACAAGCTGAAGGATCATGTGGAGTGAAATCTGATCCAATCCCAATGGAAAAGTTTGAATCAATGACTAGGCTTGAGGAATGCAGTGGTATACTCAGTAAAAGTTACCCCACTTCAACAGGGGAGTACTACGCTGAGGTAAGCAACCCACTTAAGCCCAAAAATTGGGCCGAAACTCATGGAAAAAATAAGGTCTCAGCAACAGCCCAAGTAGTTACAAAAAGCTCACAGAGGAAATGCCGTATAAAGAAAATAGCAAGGGAACAAGGCTCGGCccagggaaaagaaaaacaagccAAAGGTCCAAATATTGGCACAAAACGTCAGTTAGCTTTGCTCttagcagaagaagaagaaaacacagCCAGAAAAAAGACATGTATGGAAGTTGATGGAAGTGTTACTGAGGAAGCGATTTCATCGGCGGTGGCTGCAGTGCAGCACTGCCGGGAGCCATGAACTCCCTAGGATGGAACtgccgggggcttgggaacccctgGTCAGTTCGTGCATTGCACGATCTAGTGCGATATTTAGATCCCAAAATAGTCTTCCTTTCGGAGACTAAGGTCAGGCAGCGGAGAATGGAAAGAATAAAGGAAAGAATCGGTCTTGCGAATGGACTTTTTGTTCCGTGTCAAGGGCGCAGCGGTGGCTTGGCTCTTTTATGGTCGAGGGAGATAAATCTGGAAATTCAAAGCTACGGCAGCTACCACATCGATGCAGTTGTCACAGAGGAGAGCTCAAATTTTAAATGGAGGCTCACAGGTTTTTACGGTCACCCCCAAACTCACATGAGGCAAAAATCTTGGGATTTACTGGCTTATTTAAAGAGTCAATCCCAGCTCCCTTGGTTTTGCTATggagatttcaatgaaattCTATCAATGGAAGAAAAATCAGGTGGAGTGGCAAGATGTCAAAGTCAGATGGATAAATTTCGGGGCGTGGTTAATCTTTGTGGTTTCAAGGACCTGGGTTACTTGGGGACAGACTTTACTTGGTGCAATATGCAGTCTGGTGACAACAGAATGTATTTGAGGCTAGACAGGGCTTTTGCAACTAGTGATTGGATTGATAAGTTTGGTGAGGTAAGAGTTAACCACCTGGTGGATTCCACTTCAGATCATTGTGTTATGTTCGTTGCAGACTCCAGAATTCCAAAACAGCCTCGCGCAAGGCGTTTTCACTTTGAGGCCATGTGGACGAAAAATGAAGCATGCACAGATATTATTGAGTCGGCCTAGAGCAGTGTAGGCAATGCAAATACATCGGAAGGTATGGTTGCTGCTTTGAATGCTTGTGCAATTGATCTTAAAGCCTGGAGTTCTACTAATTTTGGTCAAATCCcgaaaaaaattcaagagaaaagaaaacgACTAAATTCTCTGGTTCAAGCTGATAAAGATGGTCTGCTGGGGGATGAAATAAATCAGActagaaaagaaattaatgagCTTCTTGACAGTGAGGAAACTTACTGGTGTCAGCGGTCTAAGGCTCACTGGCTCAAAGAGGGAGACAGGAATACGAAATTTTTCCATACCCGTGCCTcagaaagaaggaaacaaaataCCATTCTAGGTATCTGGGATAAATCTGAGAACTGGTGTGGTGACCAGGACAGTATAGCTAGAGCAGCTATTGCCTATTTTGAGGAAATATTTACCACTTCCTCGCCGAGTCAGATTGAAAAGGTGACTGATCTCATCCCAATGAAGGTGACTGATGAAATGAACATGGAGCTAACCAGAGGCTTCACCAAAGAAGAAGTTGTTGCAGCCCTAAAGCA encodes:
- the LOC126704831 gene encoding uncharacterized protein LOC126704831, producing MNSLGWNCRGLGNPWSVRALHDLVRYLDPKIVFLSETKVRQRRMERIKERIGLANGLFVPCQGRSGGLALLWSREINLEIQSYGSYHIDAVVTEESSNFKWRLTGFYGHPQTHMRQKSWDLLAYLKSQSQLPWFCYGDFNEILSMEEKSGGVARCQSQMDKFRGVVNLCGFKDLGYLGTDFTWCNMQSGDNRMYLRLDRAFATSDWIDKFGEVRVNHLVDSTSDHCVMFVADSRIPKQPRARRFHFEAMWTKNEACTDIIESA